One genomic window of Cupriavidus malaysiensis includes the following:
- a CDS encoding putative signal transducing protein, translating to MKLLLSTASLIHAAHCRNLLDAAGIRAELRNVWLAGATGDIPFQESAPQVWLLDADREAEALAVLEAAARPVPGPPWRCGRCGEWHEAQFGACWHCGASREPAGTTGAG from the coding sequence ATGAAACTGCTGCTGTCGACCGCTTCCCTGATCCATGCGGCGCACTGCCGCAACCTGCTGGATGCCGCCGGCATCCGTGCGGAACTGCGCAATGTCTGGCTGGCCGGCGCAACCGGCGACATTCCCTTCCAGGAAAGCGCCCCCCAGGTCTGGCTGCTCGATGCGGACCGCGAGGCCGAGGCCCTGGCCGTGCTGGAAGCCGCGGCCCGGCCGGTACCCGGCCCGCCCTGGCGCTGCGGCCGCTGCGGCGAATGGCACGAGGCCCAGTTCGGCGCCTGCTGGCATTGCGGCGCCAGCCGAGAGCCCGCCGGCACCACCGGCGCCGGCTGA
- a CDS encoding CobD/CbiB family protein produces the protein MTFVSVLLALIAEQFRALGRNNPIYDIVRVLSGRAEHAFDTGRTRDARLAWLTVVVPLTLAVMVVHYLLASISVALTLAWNVLLLYLTLGFRQFSHYFTDIHEALNRDDLPAARALLHEWTGLDTMEMPVTEIVRHTLEAAIVAAHRHVFGVFFWFLVPIGPGGVVLYRTAEYLGRHWNEPSTERSPALGRFAARAFYVLDWLPSRLTSIGFAIVGNFEDAVYAWRNHARKFNDSVNGILLASGGGALGVRLGTPLAEDDSAVVLRAIPAGPALDYAPEPDDDGGPEPAPPEFGTEPVVRTLQSAVGLVWRAVVLWMLLLAMLSLALWVG, from the coding sequence ATGACCTTCGTTTCCGTCCTTCTCGCGCTGATCGCCGAGCAGTTCCGTGCCCTGGGCCGCAACAATCCGATCTATGACATCGTGCGCGTCCTGTCCGGGCGTGCCGAGCATGCCTTCGACACCGGACGGACCAGGGATGCGCGGCTGGCGTGGCTCACCGTGGTGGTGCCGCTCACGCTGGCGGTGATGGTGGTGCACTACCTGCTGGCCTCGATCAGCGTGGCGCTGACGCTCGCCTGGAACGTGCTGCTGCTGTACCTGACACTGGGCTTCCGCCAGTTCAGCCACTATTTCACCGATATCCACGAGGCGCTCAACCGTGACGACCTGCCGGCAGCCCGCGCGCTGCTGCATGAGTGGACGGGGCTCGACACGATGGAGATGCCGGTCACCGAGATCGTGCGCCACACGCTGGAGGCGGCCATCGTCGCCGCCCACCGCCATGTCTTCGGTGTCTTCTTCTGGTTCCTGGTGCCGATCGGCCCGGGCGGCGTGGTGCTCTACCGCACCGCCGAGTACCTGGGCCGCCACTGGAACGAGCCGTCGACCGAGCGCAGCCCGGCGTTGGGCCGCTTCGCCGCGCGAGCCTTCTATGTGCTGGACTGGCTGCCCTCGCGCCTGACCTCGATCGGGTTTGCCATCGTCGGCAATTTCGAGGACGCGGTCTACGCCTGGCGCAATCATGCGCGCAAGTTCAACGACAGCGTGAACGGCATCCTGCTCGCCAGCGGCGGCGGCGCGCTCGGTGTGCGCCTGGGCACGCCGCTGGCCGAGGACGATTCCGCCGTGGTACTGCGCGCCATCCCGGCAGGGCCGGCGCTGGACTATGCGCCGGAGCCGGACGACGACGGCGGCCCCGAGCCGGCCCCGCCGGAATTCGGTACCGAGCCCGTGGTACGTACGCTGCAGTCGGCGGTGGGCCTGGTGTGGCGCGCGGTGGTGCTGTGGATGCTGCTGCTGGCGATGCTGTCGCTGGCGCTGTGGGTCGGCTGA